The Lysobacter panacisoli genome includes a window with the following:
- a CDS encoding response regulator transcription factor, translating to MAANATVAPMTGKSPLVAVVDDEEDVRHALLRLLRSAGFDVLVYGSGTEFLRHVQDSAPDCVVLDLHMPGQSGFDVQRSLSERGLPIGVVVLTGNDTPDGRMRAMANGADAYLCKPVDDELLIGAILDAIRQRGPPA from the coding sequence GTGGCGGCAAACGCCACGGTAGCCCCGATGACCGGAAAATCGCCCCTCGTCGCGGTGGTGGATGACGAAGAGGACGTGCGACACGCCCTGCTCCGTCTTCTTCGATCCGCAGGTTTCGACGTCCTGGTCTACGGATCGGGCACGGAATTCCTGCGCCATGTGCAGGATAGCGCGCCCGATTGCGTCGTGCTCGATCTTCACATGCCCGGCCAGAGCGGCTTCGATGTGCAGCGCTCGCTGAGCGAACGCGGCCTGCCGATCGGCGTCGTGGTCCTCACCGGCAACGACACTCCGGACGGACGCATGCGCGCGATGGCCAACGGCGCCGACGCGTATCTGTGCAAGCCGGTGGACGATGAGCTGCTGATCGGGGCGATCCTCGACGCGATCCGGCAACGCGGACCACCCGCATGA
- a CDS encoding two-component system sensor histidine kinase NtrB — protein sequence MNWVDLTWPMLASTSLVLALVHGLVWLGQRRAHLHMAFAVAALAVAALTLLELAALHTASPERMAVLFRWMHVPVAVMVTALVFVVHRSFPGYGSTTLALAAVGLRWLSVVLDFTTGVNLNFRSIEGVAITHWWGVPIHYPVGALNPWLAVSQASNLLLLAYLAQNLFRGMKGAEDKRHAVLVVCGGWFLLVVLMMASALLMAMGMPKVPLTATPSFIVLMIVVSWQLGGDLFRSRQLSTMLHDSELRRLRIQGDLDMAAATSGLGLWYWDVARDEFVENGNNRELLGTDGADGRVEGALFAHVDTDESDFVRKAFHKAIREPNYELDYRIAGPDGERRWISLHGSVEFDDRGGPLMVRGVTQDVTRRRSEEEQLRSLLEAAPSALLLVDAKGRIRFANEQAARMFEYDSMAGVHIDALLPDRLRTRHAEHRQSFAAHPSARTMGQAMELFGVTREGREFPLEVGLGPMHLDNQLHVVAAVVDLTERKRMEQEVAMEREGLAHLSRVTMLGELSGSLAHELNQPLAAILSNAQAAQRMLRRDPSDIGEVQEILADIVDNDRRAGQVISRMRGLLKKEHREHRPLSLNEVVQDSLRLMRNDLLNRGVGCRFDLNPAVPRVFGDRVQLQQVILNLIVNACDAMAEQGERVVTVRTFHSDTGVCTEVVDTGHGIAEHMLENIFTPFETTKPSGMGMGLAVCRTIVRAHGGRIWAENAQSGGARVCFDLPGLE from the coding sequence ATGAACTGGGTCGACCTGACATGGCCGATGTTGGCCTCAACCAGCCTGGTGCTTGCGCTCGTCCACGGACTGGTGTGGCTGGGTCAACGCCGCGCGCATCTTCACATGGCCTTCGCAGTCGCGGCACTCGCAGTCGCAGCACTCACACTGCTGGAACTTGCCGCGCTGCACACGGCGTCGCCCGAGCGCATGGCCGTATTGTTCCGCTGGATGCACGTGCCCGTGGCGGTGATGGTGACGGCGCTGGTGTTCGTCGTGCACCGCTCGTTCCCGGGCTACGGATCGACCACGCTCGCGCTCGCGGCGGTGGGTCTGCGCTGGTTGAGCGTGGTGCTGGACTTCACCACCGGCGTCAATCTCAACTTCCGTTCGATCGAGGGGGTCGCCATCACCCACTGGTGGGGCGTGCCGATCCATTATCCCGTCGGCGCGCTCAATCCGTGGCTGGCGGTCTCGCAGGCCAGCAATCTGCTGTTGTTGGCCTACCTGGCGCAGAACCTGTTCCGCGGCATGAAGGGCGCGGAGGACAAGCGCCACGCGGTGCTGGTGGTGTGCGGCGGCTGGTTCCTGCTGGTCGTGCTGATGATGGCCTCGGCGCTGCTGATGGCGATGGGCATGCCGAAGGTGCCGCTGACCGCGACGCCGAGCTTCATCGTGCTGATGATCGTCGTCAGCTGGCAGCTCGGTGGCGATCTGTTCCGCTCCCGCCAGTTGAGCACGATGTTGCACGACAGCGAACTGCGCCGTCTGCGTATCCAGGGCGATCTGGACATGGCAGCGGCCACGTCGGGCCTGGGGCTGTGGTACTGGGACGTGGCGCGTGACGAGTTCGTGGAGAACGGCAACAACCGTGAGCTCCTCGGCACGGACGGGGCGGATGGCCGTGTCGAGGGCGCATTGTTCGCACATGTCGACACGGACGAGTCGGACTTCGTGCGCAAGGCGTTCCACAAGGCGATCCGCGAGCCGAACTACGAGCTGGACTACCGCATCGCCGGTCCGGACGGCGAACGGCGCTGGATCAGCCTGCACGGCAGTGTCGAGTTCGACGATCGCGGCGGTCCGCTGATGGTGCGCGGCGTCACCCAGGACGTGACGCGCCGCCGCAGCGAGGAAGAGCAGCTTCGTTCGCTGCTGGAGGCGGCACCGAGCGCGCTGTTGCTGGTCGATGCGAAGGGCCGGATCCGCTTCGCCAACGAACAGGCCGCGCGCATGTTCGAGTACGACTCGATGGCGGGCGTGCACATCGATGCGTTGCTTCCGGACCGCCTGCGAACGCGCCACGCGGAGCACAGGCAGAGTTTCGCCGCCCATCCGAGCGCACGTACGATGGGGCAGGCGATGGAGTTGTTCGGCGTGACCCGCGAAGGCCGCGAATTCCCGCTCGAGGTCGGCCTCGGGCCCATGCACCTGGACAACCAGTTGCACGTGGTAGCCGCGGTGGTGGATCTTACCGAGCGCAAGCGCATGGAGCAGGAGGTGGCGATGGAACGCGAAGGACTGGCGCACTTGTCGCGCGTGACGATGCTGGGCGAACTGTCGGGCTCGCTCGCGCACGAACTCAACCAGCCGTTGGCGGCAATCCTCAGCAACGCACAGGCGGCGCAACGCATGCTGCGGCGCGATCCGTCGGACATCGGCGAGGTGCAGGAGATCCTTGCCGACATCGTCGACAACGACCGCCGTGCAGGGCAGGTGATCAGCCGCATGCGCGGCCTGCTCAAGAAGGAACACCGCGAACATCGCCCGCTCAGCCTGAACGAAGTGGTTCAGGATTCGCTGCGCTTGATGCGCAATGACCTGCTCAATCGTGGCGTCGGTTGCAGGTTCGACCTCAATCCGGCCGTGCCGCGTGTGTTTGGAGACCGCGTGCAGTTGCAGCAGGTGATCCTGAACCTGATCGTGAATGCGTGCGACGCGATGGCCGAGCAGGGCGAACGCGTGGTGACCGTGCGCACCTTCCACTCCGACACGGGCGTGTGTACGGAAGTGGTCGATACCGGGCACGGCATCGCCGAACACATGCTGGAGAACATCTTCACGCCGTTCGAGACGACCAAGCCCAGCGGCATGGGAATGGGGCTGGCCGTGTGTCGTACAATCGTGCGCGCCCACGGCGGTCGGATCTGGGCGGAGAACGCGCAATCCGGTGGCGCTCGAGTGTGTTTTGACCTTCCAGGCCTGGAGTGA
- a CDS encoding response regulator transcription factor, which yields MAAVVHIVDDDPSVLTALGRVLASDGMDVALSASTQEFLGSFDAATTGCIVLDLSMPGMDGLELQTRLAELGATQPVIFLTGCGDIASSVRAMKAGAIDFLTKPVDVDALLEAVRRGLDMDAKAREQLLEERRAQALLTTLSPREYEVLPHVLAGRLNKQIASDLGIAEKTVKAHRARIMQKLGMHSVAELVRFSEHAHVPVAACGRGREPVR from the coding sequence GTGGCAGCGGTCGTGCACATCGTGGATGACGATCCCAGCGTGCTCACGGCACTGGGACGCGTGCTGGCGAGCGACGGCATGGACGTCGCACTGAGCGCGTCCACGCAGGAATTCCTGGGCAGTTTCGATGCCGCGACCACGGGTTGCATCGTCCTAGATCTTTCGATGCCGGGAATGGACGGTCTGGAGTTGCAGACGCGCCTGGCCGAACTCGGCGCCACCCAACCGGTCATCTTCCTCACCGGTTGCGGCGATATCGCCAGCAGCGTGCGTGCGATGAAGGCCGGCGCGATCGATTTCCTGACCAAGCCGGTGGATGTCGATGCATTGCTGGAAGCCGTGCGGCGTGGTCTCGACATGGACGCGAAGGCGCGCGAACAACTGCTCGAGGAACGTCGTGCGCAGGCGCTGCTGACGACGCTATCGCCGCGCGAGTACGAGGTCCTGCCGCACGTCCTTGCCGGGCGGCTCAACAAGCAGATCGCCTCCGACCTGGGCATCGCCGAGAAGACGGTGAAGGCGCATCGCGCGCGCATCATGCAGAAGCTGGGGATGCACTCCGTCGCCGAGCTCGTGCGCTTCTCCGAACACGCGCACGTGCCCGTGGCGGCCTGCGGACGCGGTCGCGAGCCGGTGCGCTGA
- a CDS encoding MOSC domain-containing protein, whose protein sequence is MKPARSVPLLAVLSGRAVPYTRPGTSSAIAKRPFSGPVRVTVEGLVGDEQGDRRVHGGPDKAVHHYPFDHYTWWRGELDDAVLLNSPGAFGENLSTIGWTEDDICLADVVRIGTALLEVSQGRQPCWKLNDRFGDPRVARRMQHSGRTGWYYRVLEEGDIVAGDTMELVERRHPDWSIRRLSDLLFNRTLDRDWLQDAAQLPLPPSWRKLIEHRLAHAAVESWERRLHGPERIDD, encoded by the coding sequence ATGAAACCGGCCAGGTCCGTTCCCCTGCTCGCCGTGCTGTCCGGCCGAGCCGTTCCGTACACACGGCCCGGCACGTCGAGCGCCATCGCCAAGCGACCGTTTTCGGGACCGGTGCGTGTGACGGTCGAAGGTCTTGTCGGCGACGAGCAGGGCGACCGGCGCGTGCACGGTGGCCCGGACAAGGCCGTGCATCACTATCCCTTCGACCACTACACCTGGTGGCGCGGTGAACTCGACGACGCGGTCCTGCTGAACTCACCCGGCGCGTTCGGCGAGAACCTCTCCACTATCGGCTGGACCGAGGACGACATCTGTCTTGCCGACGTCGTACGCATCGGCACCGCGTTGCTGGAAGTCTCGCAAGGCCGGCAACCGTGCTGGAAGCTCAACGACCGCTTCGGCGATCCGCGCGTGGCGCGACGCATGCAGCACAGCGGCCGAACCGGCTGGTATTACCGCGTGCTCGAGGAAGGCGACATCGTGGCGGGCGACACGATGGAGCTGGTCGAACGTCGCCATCCGGACTGGTCGATCAGGCGGCTCTCCGACCTGCTGTTCAACCGCACGCTCGATCGTGACTGGCTGCAGGACGCGGCACAGCTTCCATTGCCGCCATCGTGGAGGAAGCTGATCGAGCATCGCCTCGCACACGCGGCAGTGGAGTCGTGGGAACGCCGGCTGCACGGCCCCGAACGAATCGACGACTGA
- a CDS encoding redoxin domain-containing protein: protein MDTSSPSLAPALQVERWFNTSSPITLDSLRGKVVMLEAFQMLCPGCVSHGLPQAQRVHSTFAREQVAVIGLHTVFEHHEAMTPVALQAFLHEYRIPFPVGVDRAGIDGPIPQTMQAYAMRGTPTLTLIDRNGRIRHQHFGQVGDLVLGAQIASLLGEPVVDAKDEITEQAGCSADGCAIA from the coding sequence ATGGACACTTCTTCCCCTTCCCTCGCGCCCGCCTTGCAGGTGGAACGCTGGTTCAACACCTCCTCACCGATCACACTGGATTCGCTGCGCGGCAAGGTCGTCATGCTCGAAGCCTTCCAGATGCTCTGCCCCGGCTGCGTCTCGCACGGACTTCCCCAGGCCCAGCGCGTGCATTCGACCTTCGCCCGCGAACAGGTCGCGGTGATCGGGCTGCACACCGTCTTCGAACACCACGAAGCGATGACACCAGTCGCGCTGCAGGCCTTCCTGCACGAATACCGCATTCCCTTCCCCGTCGGCGTCGACCGCGCCGGCATCGACGGTCCGATTCCGCAGACCATGCAGGCCTATGCGATGCGCGGCACGCCCACGCTGACGCTGATCGACCGCAACGGCCGCATTCGCCACCAGCACTTCGGGCAGGTTGGTGATCTGGTGCTCGGCGCACAGATCGCCTCGCTGCTCGGTGAACCCGTCGTCGATGCGAAGGACGAAATCACGGAACAAGCCGGCTGCAGCGCCGACGGCTGCGCCATCGCGTGA
- a CDS encoding thioredoxin family protein: MRQKAVFYHAGCPVCVDAERQLAASLDPARFDVEIVHLGDQKSRVAEAEADGVKSVPALVLGGLPLHINFGADIADLR; encoded by the coding sequence ATGCGCCAGAAGGCCGTTTTCTATCATGCCGGTTGCCCGGTCTGCGTCGATGCCGAGCGCCAGCTCGCCGCGTCGCTCGACCCGGCCCGTTTCGACGTCGAGATCGTCCATCTCGGCGATCAGAAGTCGCGCGTCGCCGAAGCCGAAGCCGACGGCGTGAAGTCCGTTCCCGCGCTGGTGCTGGGCGGACTGCCGCTGCACATCAACTTCGGTGCCGACATCGCCGACCTGCGCTGA
- a CDS encoding MarR family winged helix-turn-helix transcriptional regulator has product MSEDARQREQAAAGLEQLSSLVRAQSWRNEGTPSLPPTQAAVLRMLAGSDEGLRARQIADRLGVSAASLSDSLKAMEAKEWIARSPDPDDKRASVIRLKRSGRALATRLNHPARGMVSLLQGLDTDDVGALLRVTQLLVGQAQQQGLATGLRTCMGCEFFKPFGSGDAARPHYCGFIRAAFGDAELRTDCADQSPADDELLAANRERFRLRLPP; this is encoded by the coding sequence ATGAGTGAAGACGCCCGCCAACGCGAACAGGCCGCCGCAGGGCTGGAGCAGCTGTCATCGCTGGTCCGGGCGCAGTCCTGGCGCAACGAGGGCACCCCCTCGCTGCCCCCGACCCAGGCCGCGGTGCTGCGGATGCTGGCTGGCTCGGACGAAGGCCTCCGTGCTCGTCAGATCGCCGATCGCCTCGGCGTGTCGGCGGCCAGCCTGAGCGATTCGCTCAAGGCGATGGAGGCCAAGGAGTGGATCGCCCGCTCGCCCGATCCGGACGACAAGCGCGCTTCGGTGATCCGGCTGAAACGTAGCGGACGCGCACTCGCCACAAGGCTGAACCACCCCGCGCGCGGCATGGTGTCGTTGCTGCAGGGGCTCGATACCGACGATGTCGGCGCGCTGCTGCGGGTCACGCAGCTGCTCGTCGGACAGGCGCAACAGCAAGGCCTGGCCACCGGCCTGCGCACCTGCATGGGCTGCGAGTTCTTCAAACCCTTCGGCTCGGGCGATGCCGCACGGCCGCACTACTGCGGCTTCATCCGAGCCGCATTCGGCGACGCCGAACTGCGCACCGATTGTGCCGACCAGTCGCCGGCCGACGACGAACTTCTCGCCGCGAACCGCGAACGGTTCCGGCTCCGACTTCCGCCCTAG
- a CDS encoding PLP-dependent aminotransferase family protein: protein MELHVVIEGTRGLADQVYRQLRDAIRAGRLAAGQRLPPSRLLAEQLGVSRKTVAQAYSKLTLDRLIVTQVGAGTFVASRLPQSSRPLAQEDLAGRAVARQWQGVETPLRHPLPDARLRYEFIAGASSRRLFPEEEWRQCALHALRRTSTLRGFYAEPEGLLELRDAVSRHVGFSRGVDCRADDLVITNGAQQALDLIARVLIEPGSIVAMEEPGYPLARMLLEAQRAQVVPVPVDDEGIRVDLIPGGTRLIYTTPTHQFPLGMPMSMARRHALLDRARELGAIVVEDDYDSEFRYTAQAFEPLQTLDRWGLVAYIGTFSKSLSPELRLGYAIAPPALRAALVNAKHLSDWHSTTMLQWTLARFMTQGHLLKHIRRCHDVYGERRECLLARLSGDLSPWLEALPTVAGFHLAVRFRRPIPTTQLCQLARRVEVGLYPLDECYRLPSPNPGLLLGFGAIEAEDINPALDRVRTILEQLDA, encoded by the coding sequence ATGGAACTGCACGTCGTCATCGAAGGCACGCGCGGGCTCGCCGACCAGGTCTATCGGCAACTCCGTGATGCGATCCGCGCGGGCCGGCTCGCGGCAGGCCAGCGGCTGCCACCGTCGCGCCTGCTTGCGGAACAGCTCGGCGTGTCGCGCAAGACCGTGGCGCAGGCGTATTCGAAACTCACGCTCGATCGACTGATCGTCACCCAGGTCGGTGCCGGCACGTTCGTCGCATCGCGCCTGCCGCAGTCGTCGCGACCGCTGGCGCAGGAGGATCTTGCCGGCCGTGCGGTCGCGCGCCAGTGGCAAGGCGTGGAGACGCCGCTGCGCCATCCCCTGCCCGACGCACGCCTCCGTTATGAGTTCATCGCCGGTGCGTCGTCGCGGCGCCTCTTCCCCGAAGAGGAGTGGCGCCAGTGCGCGCTGCATGCCTTGCGTCGCACCTCGACGCTGCGCGGCTTCTATGCCGAGCCCGAGGGCCTGCTCGAACTACGCGATGCAGTGAGCCGCCACGTCGGGTTCAGTCGCGGCGTCGATTGCCGCGCCGACGACCTGGTCATCACCAACGGCGCGCAGCAGGCGCTCGATCTGATCGCGCGCGTGCTGATAGAGCCCGGTTCCATCGTGGCGATGGAAGAACCCGGGTATCCGTTGGCGCGGATGTTGCTGGAGGCGCAGCGGGCGCAGGTAGTGCCGGTTCCGGTGGACGACGAAGGCATTCGCGTCGACCTGATTCCCGGCGGCACGCGCCTCATCTACACGACGCCGACGCACCAGTTCCCGCTCGGCATGCCGATGAGCATGGCACGACGCCATGCTCTTCTGGACCGTGCGCGCGAGCTTGGCGCGATCGTGGTCGAGGACGACTACGACAGCGAATTCCGCTACACGGCACAGGCCTTCGAACCGCTGCAGACGCTGGACCGATGGGGACTGGTCGCTTACATCGGGACGTTCTCGAAATCGCTGTCGCCCGAGCTTCGACTGGGCTACGCCATCGCGCCGCCGGCGCTGCGCGCCGCCCTCGTCAATGCCAAGCACCTGTCCGACTGGCACAGCACGACGATGCTGCAATGGACGCTGGCGCGTTTCATGACGCAAGGGCATCTGCTCAAGCACATCCGACGTTGCCACGACGTCTACGGCGAACGTCGCGAATGCCTGCTCGCGCGGCTCTCTGGCGATCTTTCACCGTGGCTGGAAGCGCTGCCGACCGTGGCCGGCTTCCACCTGGCCGTACGGTTCCGCCGCCCCATTCCGACCACACAGCTGTGCCAGCTCGCGCGGCGCGTCGAGGTTGGCCTGTATCCGCTCGACGAGTGCTATCGCCTGCCTTCGCCTAACCCGGGTCTGCTGCTCGGCTTCGGTGCCATCGAAGCGGAAGACATCAATCCCGCACTGGATCGAGTGCGCACGATCCTCGAGCAACTGGATGCCTGA
- a CDS encoding EF-hand domain-containing protein, giving the protein MSTINTRKPAGMFGIALAGLVLSGSAFAVEPLAQGYLLGAAHAAAEGKCGEGKCGEGKCGGAPKAAKANAAMKTVEGKCGEGQCGDARFASADTDKDHLVSRAEFVAVVPGGEAIFASKDPNGDGFISEKEAYQNVKKAYDANGKPMPRGLFANLPE; this is encoded by the coding sequence ATGTCCACGATCAACACACGCAAACCCGCCGGCATGTTCGGCATCGCCCTCGCTGGCCTCGTCCTGAGCGGCTCCGCCTTCGCCGTCGAACCACTCGCACAGGGCTACCTGCTCGGCGCCGCCCATGCCGCCGCCGAGGGCAAGTGCGGTGAAGGAAAGTGCGGCGAAGGCAAATGCGGCGGTGCGCCGAAGGCTGCCAAGGCGAACGCCGCCATGAAGACCGTCGAAGGCAAGTGCGGCGAGGGCCAGTGCGGCGATGCCCGCTTCGCGTCCGCCGACACCGACAAGGACCACCTCGTTTCGCGCGCCGAATTCGTCGCCGTCGTGCCGGGTGGCGAAGCCATCTTCGCCTCGAAGGATCCGAACGGCGACGGCTTCATCTCCGAAAAGGAGGCCTACCAGAACGTGAAGAAGGCGTACGACGCCAACGGCAAGCCCATGCCGCGCGGCCTGTTCGCGAACCTTCCGGAATGA
- a CDS encoding carboxymuconolactone decarboxylase family protein: MYQDVADGGPVTLRYKPEMAAFTHHSAAHFVASGNSRNWRLPAVQSGPTMTSLPNGIPTMQPRLDFYKASPDAAKAMLALEGAVGKLGLEPSLVELVKVRASQINGCAYCVDLHTSDARKKGESERRLYAVAVWREAPFFTEGERAALAWTESLTRIADTRAPDADYEWLSREFDEKERVNLTLAINAINSWNRLAVGFRSVSAT; the protein is encoded by the coding sequence ATGTATCAGGACGTGGCCGACGGCGGGCCTGTGACATTGCGATACAAACCGGAAATGGCTGCGTTCACCCATCATTCGGCAGCACATTTCGTGGCCTCCGGAAATTCCCGGAATTGGCGCCTTCCGGCGGTGCAGAGCGGTCCTACGATGACGTCACTCCCCAACGGAATCCCCACCATGCAACCCCGTCTCGACTTCTACAAAGCTTCTCCCGACGCCGCCAAGGCGATGCTTGCGCTTGAAGGCGCCGTCGGAAAACTCGGCCTGGAGCCATCGCTGGTCGAGCTCGTGAAAGTGCGCGCTTCGCAGATCAATGGCTGTGCGTACTGCGTCGACCTCCACACCAGCGATGCGCGCAAGAAGGGCGAGAGCGAGCGTCGCCTGTACGCGGTCGCGGTGTGGCGCGAGGCGCCGTTCTTCACCGAAGGCGAGCGCGCTGCGCTGGCATGGACCGAATCGCTGACCCGCATCGCGGACACCCGCGCGCCGGACGCGGACTACGAATGGTTGAGCCGCGAGTTCGACGAGAAGGAGCGCGTGAACCTGACGCTCGCGATCAACGCCATCAACAGCTGGAACCGCCTTGCCGTCGGTTTTCGCTCGGTTTCCGCGACGTGA
- a CDS encoding cupin domain-containing protein produces the protein MNIRIAPVVLLATAFGIAAPVFAHGPGEGDGEEKITMLQERVLADAPGKKALAFTVEYAPGQRSIPHVHAGSAIAYVLEGSVISQLEGEAPVTYRAGESWYETPRTNHLVSQNASTTKPAKLLVWILNDGDSPLLTPLAPKDKPASR, from the coding sequence ATGAACATCCGCATTGCACCCGTCGTGCTGCTGGCCACGGCTTTCGGTATCGCTGCGCCGGTGTTCGCCCACGGTCCGGGCGAAGGCGATGGAGAAGAGAAGATCACCATGCTGCAGGAGCGTGTGCTAGCGGACGCGCCGGGAAAGAAGGCGCTCGCCTTCACGGTCGAGTACGCACCGGGCCAGCGATCGATCCCGCACGTGCACGCCGGTTCCGCGATCGCCTATGTGCTGGAAGGCTCGGTGATCTCGCAGCTCGAAGGCGAAGCGCCGGTCACCTATCGCGCCGGTGAATCGTGGTACGAGACGCCGCGAACGAACCACCTCGTGTCGCAGAATGCCAGCACCACGAAGCCGGCAAAACTGCTGGTGTGGATCCTCAATGATGGCGACAGCCCGCTGTTGACGCCGCTCGCGCCGAAGGACAAGCCGGCGTCCCGCTGA
- the msrB gene encoding peptide-methionine (R)-S-oxide reductase MsrB has product MNDYRKTPEAVAQLTTEQYRVTQEGATERPGTGEYLHNEKPGIYVDIVSGEPLFASSSKYESGCGWPSFTKPIESAHVKELRDTSHGMIRTEVRSAHGDSHLGHVFEDGPRDRGGLRYCINSAALRFIPREEMEAAGYGAWVDQVEDVR; this is encoded by the coding sequence ATGAACGACTATCGCAAGACCCCGGAAGCCGTCGCCCAGCTCACGACCGAGCAGTACCGCGTCACCCAGGAAGGCGCGACCGAACGTCCCGGTACCGGCGAATACCTGCACAACGAGAAGCCGGGCATTTACGTCGACATCGTTTCCGGCGAGCCGCTGTTCGCGTCGTCGTCGAAGTACGAATCCGGCTGCGGCTGGCCGAGTTTCACCAAGCCGATCGAGTCCGCCCACGTCAAGGAGCTGCGCGATACGTCGCACGGCATGATTCGCACGGAAGTACGTTCCGCGCACGGCGACAGCCATCTTGGGCATGTATTCGAGGACGGTCCGCGCGATCGCGGCGGCCTGCGCTACTGCATCAACTCGGCAGCTCTGCGATTCATCCCGCGCGAGGAGATGGAAGCGGCCGGTTACGGCGCGTGGGTCGACCAGGTCGAAGACGTGCGCTGA
- a CDS encoding VOC family protein has protein sequence MKAAPDAREIDAARRDMLLTTGSAVLAGLAASTLPGVSPAQASRAAARLAPGSLGARLQGVQHFGLTVQNMDRAFEFYTEVLGGTEVMRDGDFHGDRIHNTLLADEDIVARERKVNPRTLGIPDLRGGAQRLDVRFIQFDNVVIELLQYRDAGEPMGRGNSFAEPRDHMSPAFPRSMHICFYLRDDVDFNTFIRDLEAESARRGMTQVKANRVINVATEQQRLAAPIEANSNRITEGQSDGWSLIYCKGPEGEQLEFVQALGPVKRKFQDAFQARQRMLPATSG, from the coding sequence ATGAAGGCAGCTCCCGACGCCCGCGAGATCGACGCCGCCCGGCGCGACATGTTGCTCACGACGGGCTCGGCGGTGCTGGCTGGCCTGGCCGCCTCGACGTTGCCGGGCGTCTCCCCGGCGCAGGCGAGTCGTGCAGCCGCACGGCTCGCACCCGGCTCGCTGGGCGCGCGACTGCAGGGGGTGCAGCATTTCGGCCTGACCGTGCAGAACATGGACCGTGCATTCGAGTTCTATACCGAGGTGCTCGGCGGAACGGAGGTGATGCGCGACGGCGACTTCCACGGCGATCGCATCCATAACACCCTGCTGGCGGATGAGGACATCGTCGCGCGCGAGCGCAAGGTCAATCCGCGCACGCTCGGAATCCCCGATCTGCGCGGCGGCGCGCAACGGCTCGACGTGCGCTTCATCCAGTTCGACAACGTCGTGATCGAGCTGCTGCAGTACCGCGATGCCGGGGAGCCGATGGGGCGCGGCAACAGCTTCGCCGAGCCGCGGGACCACATGAGTCCGGCCTTCCCGCGCTCGATGCATATCTGCTTCTACCTGCGCGACGACGTCGACTTCAATACTTTCATCCGCGACCTGGAGGCCGAATCCGCGCGCCGTGGCATGACGCAGGTGAAGGCGAATCGCGTGATCAACGTCGCCACCGAACAGCAGCGCCTCGCCGCGCCGATCGAAGCGAACTCCAACCGGATCACGGAAGGCCAGTCCGACGGCTGGTCGCTGATCTACTGCAAAGGGCCGGAAGGCGAACAGCTCGAGTTCGTGCAGGCGCTCGGTCCCGTCAAGCGGAAATTCCAGGACGCGTTCCAGGCACGCCAGCGGATGCTTCCGGCCACATCGGGCTGA
- a CDS encoding (2Fe-2S)-binding protein, which yields MPATITVNGVRHTVEVDDDTPLLWVLRDVLHLTGTKFGCGVALCGACTVHIDGVPRRSCITPIAAVGDAQIRTIEALHELAVGRTLQQAWLDHEVVQCGYCQSGQLMSAAALLAGNPAPGDGDIDSIMSGNICRCGTYERIRGAIKLASQRIGGKENAS from the coding sequence ATGCCAGCGACGATCACGGTCAACGGAGTCCGGCACACGGTGGAAGTCGACGACGACACGCCGTTGCTGTGGGTTCTGCGCGATGTGCTGCATCTCACCGGAACCAAGTTCGGTTGCGGCGTCGCCCTGTGCGGTGCATGCACCGTGCACATCGACGGCGTGCCGAGGCGGTCGTGCATCACGCCGATCGCGGCGGTCGGCGATGCGCAGATACGCACCATCGAAGCGCTGCATGAGCTCGCGGTGGGCCGCACACTGCAGCAGGCCTGGCTCGATCACGAAGTCGTGCAGTGCGGCTACTGCCAGTCCGGACAGCTCATGTCCGCGGCGGCGCTGCTTGCCGGCAATCCCGCGCCGGGCGATGGCGACATCGACAGCATCATGAGCGGCAACATCTGCCGTTGCGGCACCTACGAACGCATTCGCGGCGCGATCAAGCTCGCCTCGCAGCGGATCGGCGGGAAGGAGAACGCGTCATGA